A DNA window from Candidatus Zixiibacteriota bacterium contains the following coding sequences:
- the aroF gene encoding 3-deoxy-7-phosphoheptulonate synthase — MLIVMGRNATPEMVAAVCEVIREMGLSAHAIPGMHRTAIGVTGNKSQVDSDRVLTLPGVEDIVHITQPYKLVSREFSGADTIVSVGDVRIGGSNFVVMAGPCSVESREQCFVVAEQVAKAGIKVFRGGAFKPRTSPYSFQGLGMQGLEILSEVRSRFGLLIVTEAVDTETLDAVAEHSDIVQIGARNMQNYSLLKKAGRCTKAVLLKRGLSATIEEFLMAAEYILSEGNARVILCERGVRTFADHARNTLDLSAVPYVKRTSHLPIITDPSHGTGRKDKVIPLSRASIAVGADGLLIEVHHEPSRALSDGPQAITPTDLRQLMTELRALAPVLGRVVT, encoded by the coding sequence GATACGGGAGATGGGGTTGTCGGCTCACGCGATTCCGGGCATGCATCGAACTGCCATAGGCGTGACCGGGAACAAGTCGCAGGTGGATTCGGACAGAGTCCTTACTCTCCCCGGTGTGGAAGATATCGTTCATATCACCCAACCGTATAAACTGGTGAGCCGCGAGTTCTCTGGTGCAGATACTATTGTGAGTGTCGGCGACGTGAGGATCGGCGGCTCCAATTTCGTCGTTATGGCCGGTCCCTGTTCGGTAGAGAGTCGCGAGCAGTGCTTTGTCGTGGCAGAACAAGTGGCCAAAGCCGGAATCAAGGTGTTCAGGGGAGGGGCTTTTAAGCCGCGCACGTCACCATACAGTTTTCAGGGACTTGGTATGCAGGGGCTGGAGATATTGAGCGAGGTGCGCTCGCGATTTGGCCTTTTGATCGTCACCGAAGCCGTGGATACCGAGACACTCGATGCCGTCGCGGAGCACTCAGATATCGTACAGATCGGCGCTCGCAACATGCAAAACTACTCGCTGCTGAAAAAGGCGGGGCGATGTACCAAGGCGGTGCTCCTGAAACGAGGCCTGTCCGCCACGATCGAGGAGTTCCTCATGGCGGCAGAGTACATTCTGTCCGAAGGGAATGCGCGCGTTATCCTCTGTGAGCGTGGTGTGAGGACCTTTGCCGATCACGCTCGCAACACCCTCGACCTCTCGGCCGTGCCGTATGTCAAACGGACCAGCCATCTGCCGATCATCACCGACCCGAGTCATGGCACGGGCCGGAAGGACAAGGTGATTCCGCTGTCGCGCGCATCGATTGCGGTTGGCGCCGATGGCCTCCTCATTGAAGTACACCACGAGCCGTCACGCGCCCTGTCAGATGGTCCACAAGCGATCACGCCGACTGATCTCCGCCAGCTCATGACCGAGCTCAGGGCGCTGGCGCCGGTGCTTGGCCGAGTTGTCACATGA
- the aroA gene encoding 3-phosphoshikimate 1-carboxyvinyltransferase produces the protein MKRTIKPARKFGGTLSVPGDKSIAHRAALLSILSNGPIVARNFPDNADCRSSLNAAAMFGVRVEQAGSTVTLHPPAKLSLPPDAIIDCGNSGTTARLLAGLIAGSGLEATLTGDESLRRRPMKRVIDPLTAMGASLAGTENRLPLKVVGSKLLPFEYTLKVPSAQVKSALLLAGLASKCSVVVREETPTRDHTENVIEAIGEGITVREIKPVVEPDPVDPRRKRTRMPESFKREVALSAQTRIDGGDIDIPGDISTASFFLAAAAISGKSITVTNVGLNPLRTEFLDHLKAIGCTVAITDKTVVSGEARGNVTVVGSQLKSRKLHGDTIVGLIDEIPMVAVMAAFADGTTIIRDAAELRVKESDRLMAVSENLRRMGVKCGLLADGLVIEGRKEITGADIQSYGDHRIAMAFSIAALFAVGPSTIDEDNVVAVSCPQFYDLLSSIAS, from the coding sequence ATGAAGCGGACCATCAAACCGGCCCGCAAGTTCGGTGGGACGCTGTCTGTCCCAGGCGATAAGTCGATTGCCCATCGGGCAGCGCTACTGTCTATCCTGTCAAACGGACCAATAGTCGCCCGTAACTTCCCGGATAATGCTGACTGCCGCAGCTCACTTAACGCCGCAGCCATGTTCGGTGTACGGGTTGAACAGGCAGGCAGCACGGTTACCCTGCATCCCCCCGCCAAGTTGAGCCTGCCTCCTGATGCCATCATCGACTGCGGCAACTCCGGCACGACCGCACGGTTGCTTGCGGGATTGATAGCAGGGTCAGGATTGGAAGCCACGCTGACTGGTGACGAATCGCTCAGACGCAGACCCATGAAGCGAGTGATCGATCCTCTCACTGCCATGGGAGCCAGTTTAGCTGGCACCGAGAACCGCCTGCCGTTGAAAGTGGTCGGCAGCAAACTACTGCCGTTTGAATACACGCTCAAGGTGCCATCGGCACAGGTGAAATCGGCGTTGCTGCTGGCCGGCCTTGCCTCCAAATGCTCCGTAGTAGTGAGAGAAGAAACACCGACACGGGATCACACGGAGAATGTGATCGAGGCTATCGGTGAGGGGATTACCGTTCGTGAGATCAAGCCAGTCGTCGAACCGGATCCAGTGGACCCGAGGAGAAAACGAACCCGCATGCCGGAGTCGTTCAAGCGCGAGGTTGCGCTATCGGCTCAGACGCGCATTGACGGAGGCGATATCGACATTCCGGGGGACATATCCACCGCGTCGTTCTTCCTGGCGGCAGCGGCAATTTCCGGCAAGAGCATAACAGTGACCAACGTCGGACTCAACCCGCTCCGCACGGAGTTCCTGGACCATCTGAAGGCCATTGGCTGTACTGTTGCCATCACGGATAAAACAGTGGTGTCCGGTGAAGCGAGAGGCAACGTGACCGTTGTCGGCAGCCAGTTGAAAAGTCGAAAACTTCACGGTGACACGATTGTTGGCTTGATCGATGAAATTCCGATGGTTGCCGTCATGGCTGCATTTGCCGATGGCACAACCATTATTCGCGACGCCGCAGAATTACGTGTGAAGGAATCTGATAGACTCATGGCAGTGTCGGAGAATCTTCGTCGAATGGGGGTCAAGTGCGGCTTACTCGCGGACGGCCTGGTGATCGAAGGGCGGAAAGAGATAACCGGCGCGGACATTCAATCGTACGGCGACCACCGCATTGCCATGGCGTTCTCGATAGCGGCTCTTTTCGCAGTCGGACCGTCGACAATTGATGAAGACAACGTTGTGGCTGTCTCCTGCCCTCAGTTTTACGACTTGCTGAGCAGCATTGCGTCATGA
- a CDS encoding shikimate kinase — protein sequence MNRASACSLFLVGFSGSGKTTVGKMLAHRCKIPFIDTDTQIARRAGKSIKDIFAEHGESYFRKLESTVIRDLTTSKVRKIVALGGGAYQNRVNRQLIDRAGIIIYLSCSVRELYRRLSRHTDRPLLRAAQKGGSEPRHVQMHRIKKLLSTRIHAYHMANIRVSTTGKTVKEIVVQIERKLKALDAARSGQA from the coding sequence ATGAATCGTGCTTCTGCATGCTCACTCTTTCTCGTCGGTTTTTCCGGGTCGGGAAAGACGACCGTCGGGAAAATGCTGGCACATAGGTGCAAAATCCCCTTTATCGACACAGATACGCAAATAGCACGTCGCGCCGGCAAGAGCATAAAGGACATATTTGCGGAGCACGGGGAGTCTTATTTTCGCAAACTCGAGTCAACAGTGATTCGCGATTTGACGACATCGAAAGTCCGAAAAATAGTGGCCCTTGGTGGGGGAGCATACCAGAACAGAGTAAATCGACAGTTGATCGACCGTGCCGGTATCATCATATATCTCTCCTGTTCGGTTCGTGAGCTATATCGGCGACTCAGCCGGCACACCGACAGACCGTTGCTGAGAGCTGCCCAAAAGGGCGGCAGTGAACCACGGCACGTGCAAATGCATCGCATAAAGAAGTTGCTCTCCACTCGGATTCATGCCTACCATATGGCCAACATCCGCGTATCTACAACCGGTAAGACAGTCAAAGAAATCGTGGTTCAGATCGAAAGAAAGTTGAAAGCACTCGATGCCGCGCGTTCTGGTCAGGCTTGA
- a CDS encoding 3-dehydroquinate synthase family protein, whose amino-acid sequence MPRVLVRLDDRSYPIEIGRAHVSVLRKLLRRHVGYGRVFALCDAKWYALHGVRFFGQLSKTRLQTEVYVLPDGERTKSAQVLAHVYDYLLSSRIARDDFILACGGGVVSDLAGYAAATTLRGLSWGVVPTTLVGMVDAAIGGKTGINHRSGKNLIGAIWQPKFVWTNLDYLHTLPKRHLVAGMGEILKTAGLAGGPLLVRFARFLDRGIELGSPEMVDLVVRTTVYKAGLLAKDERDLGKRMFLNYGHTFGHAIERALGYGALLHGEAVILGIAAALELAETALKTKPSLLSGYAESVDRMVALVPRRQIELHDVIQAMSLDKKRAAQKLRFILLKAPGRPVIVDAVSASQVSHALRQMLSRYQDIGGTDGKGTGR is encoded by the coding sequence ATGCCGCGCGTTCTGGTCAGGCTTGATGATCGCTCTTATCCCATAGAGATCGGCAGAGCACACGTATCCGTTCTGCGGAAGCTGCTTCGCCGGCATGTGGGTTACGGACGAGTGTTTGCGTTGTGTGATGCCAAGTGGTACGCGCTCCACGGGGTGCGGTTCTTCGGGCAACTTTCGAAGACTCGGCTGCAAACGGAAGTATATGTTCTCCCAGACGGCGAGCGAACAAAGAGCGCACAGGTGCTGGCTCACGTGTATGACTACCTGCTGTCATCACGTATAGCACGGGATGATTTTATCCTGGCCTGCGGCGGCGGAGTGGTTTCGGACCTGGCCGGTTACGCCGCGGCTACGACACTGCGCGGACTGTCGTGGGGCGTGGTCCCAACCACGCTGGTTGGCATGGTGGACGCCGCAATTGGCGGCAAAACAGGAATCAATCATCGAAGCGGCAAAAATCTCATCGGTGCAATCTGGCAGCCGAAGTTTGTCTGGACCAACCTCGATTATCTTCACACCTTGCCCAAGCGACATCTTGTCGCCGGCATGGGTGAGATTCTCAAGACAGCGGGTCTGGCAGGGGGACCCTTGCTGGTTCGTTTCGCGCGTTTTCTTGACCGTGGCATCGAGTTGGGGAGCCCGGAAATGGTCGACCTCGTTGTTCGAACAACTGTCTACAAAGCTGGTCTGTTGGCCAAGGACGAACGAGACCTGGGCAAGCGGATGTTTCTCAATTATGGCCATACGTTTGGTCACGCGATCGAACGAGCGCTCGGTTATGGTGCCCTGCTGCATGGAGAAGCAGTGATCCTGGGTATTGCTGCTGCGCTCGAACTCGCGGAAACGGCGCTCAAAACAAAACCGTCGTTGCTGAGTGGATACGCTGAATCAGTTGATCGGATGGTCGCCCTTGTGCCGCGCCGTCAGATCGAACTTCACGATGTTATACAGGCCATGTCGCTGGACAAAAAGCGCGCCGCGCAAAAACTCCGCTTTATTCTACTAAAAGCACCGGGCAGACCGGTGATAGTCGATGCCGTATCTGCATCGCAGGTGTCTCATGCTCTAAGACAGATGCTCTCTCGATATCAGGACATTGGAGGAACGGATGGCAAAGGTACTGGTCGTTAA
- the aroQ gene encoding type II 3-dehydroquinate dehydratase, giving the protein MAKVLVVNGPNLNLLGKRQPEVYGTQPLDELNRRLNDLAKEINLELQFFQSNSEGAIIDFIQREATGSMGMIINPGSLTHYSYAIRDAIEAVNIETIEVHLSNIYSREEFRRHSTIAAVCRGQVTGFGFYGYAMALSYFSDTLRDK; this is encoded by the coding sequence ATGGCAAAGGTACTGGTCGTTAATGGTCCAAATCTCAATCTTTTGGGGAAGCGCCAGCCCGAAGTCTACGGCACGCAACCATTGGACGAACTCAACAGGCGGTTGAACGATCTGGCGAAAGAGATCAACCTTGAACTGCAGTTCTTTCAGTCCAACTCTGAGGGGGCGATCATAGACTTCATTCAGCGTGAAGCAACTGGGTCAATGGGGATGATCATCAATCCGGGATCGCTGACCCATTACAGCTATGCGATTCGCGACGCCATCGAAGCGGTCAATATCGAGACCATTGAAGTGCACTTATCCAATATCTACTCACGCGAGGAATTCCGGCGGCATTCCACGATCGCGGCTGTCTGCCGGGGCCAGGTAACCGGTTTCGGATTCTATGGCTACGCCATGGCACTTTCCTATTTTTCTGACACCCTTCGCGACAAATAG